Proteins from one Mycteria americana isolate JAX WOST 10 ecotype Jacksonville Zoo and Gardens chromosome 1, USCA_MyAme_1.0, whole genome shotgun sequence genomic window:
- the WARS2 gene encoding tryptophan--tRNA ligase, mitochondrial isoform X3: MATPSGLIRALHRGTLGQNMVVDRIFSGIQPTGTPHLGNYLGAIQNWVNLQEECSSVLYSIMDMHSLTMPKEPAILRQNILDTTAAVLACGIDPKKCFLFRQSLVPEHAELAWILGCLTNVPRLLRLPQWKMKRASQSNEGTVGLLTYPVLQAADILLYKSTHVPVGEDQVLHLELAQDIAQHFNKKYGEFFPVPKAILSTTKKIKSLRDPTVKMSKSDPQKLATVNLVDSPDEIVLKFRKAVTDFTSEVTYDPSSRPGVSNLVSIHAAVTGLSIKEVLHQSAGLDTARYKMVVAESVIQKFAPIRNEIKKLQEDTSHLIKVLEDGAEKAKELAAPIYQEIRRLVVREDFC, translated from the exons AATATGGTGGTGGATCGGATTTTCTCTGGTATTCAGCCAACTGGGACACCTCATCTGGGAAACTACCTTGGAGCCATTCAGAACTGGGTGAATCTGCAGGAAGAGTGCAGCTCAGTGCTATATAGCATTATGGACATGCACTCTCTCACCATGCCCAAGGAGCCAGCTATCCTGCGCCAGAACATACTGGACACCACTGCTGCTGTCCTTGCCTGTGGTATTGACCCAAAGAAGTGTTTCCTGTTCCGACAGTCACTG GTTCCTGAGCATGCAGAACTTGCCTGGATTCTTGGGTGCTTAACTAACGTGCCACGTCTTCTACGCTTGCCCCAATGGAAG atGAAGCGTGCCAGCCAGAGTAATGAAGGAACTGTTGGTTTGTTGACTTATCCTGTGCTTCAAGCAGCGGATATTTTGCTGTACAA GTCGACACATGTTCCCGTTGGAGAAGatcaagtcctgcacctggaacTAGCCCAAGATATAGCACAACATTTCAACAAGAAATACGGAGAATTCTTTCCTGTGCCCAAAGCCATTTTAA gtacaacaaagaaaataaaatccctcaGAGATCCAACAGTGAAGATGTCCAAGTCAGACCCACAGAAGTTAGCTACTGTTAACTTAGTGGACAGCCCTGATGAAATAGTGCTGAAATTCCGCAAAGCTGTGACTGACTTTACCTCTGAGGTGACCTACGACCCATCCAGTCGCCCTGGTGTCTCCAATCTGGTGTCCATTCATGCTGCAGTAACGGGGCTTAGCATCAAAGAAGTGCTGCACCAATCTGCTGGTCTCGACACCGCTCGCTACAAAATGGTGGTAGCAGAGTCAGTTATTCAAAAATTTGCACCTATCAGGAATGAGATCAAGAAACTCCAGGAAGACACATCCCATCTGATAAAGGTTTTAGAGGATGGAGCAGAGAAAGCCAAAGAACTGGCTGCCCCCATCTATCAAGAAATAAGACGACTG
- the WARS2 gene encoding tryptophan--tRNA ligase, mitochondrial isoform X1, with product MATPSGLIRALHRGTLGQNMVVDRIFSGIQPTGTPHLGNYLGAIQNWVNLQEECSSVLYSIMDMHSLTMPKEPAILRQNILDTTAAVLACGIDPKKCFLFRQSLVPEHAELAWILGCLTNVPRLLRLPQWKMKRASQSNEGTVGLLTYPVLQAADILLYKSTHVPVGEDQVLHLELAQDIAQHFNKKYGEFFPVPKAILSTTKKIKSLRDPTVKMSKSDPQKLATVNLVDSPDEIVLKFRKAVTDFTSEVTYDPSSRPGVSNLVSIHAAVTGLSIKEVLHQSAGLDTARYKMVVAESVIQKFAPIRNEIKKLQEDTSHLIKVLEDGAEKAKELAAPIYQEIRRLASQDPQTGTHGPWHFLGNVWQRGIAKRRHLLLKQG from the exons AATATGGTGGTGGATCGGATTTTCTCTGGTATTCAGCCAACTGGGACACCTCATCTGGGAAACTACCTTGGAGCCATTCAGAACTGGGTGAATCTGCAGGAAGAGTGCAGCTCAGTGCTATATAGCATTATGGACATGCACTCTCTCACCATGCCCAAGGAGCCAGCTATCCTGCGCCAGAACATACTGGACACCACTGCTGCTGTCCTTGCCTGTGGTATTGACCCAAAGAAGTGTTTCCTGTTCCGACAGTCACTG GTTCCTGAGCATGCAGAACTTGCCTGGATTCTTGGGTGCTTAACTAACGTGCCACGTCTTCTACGCTTGCCCCAATGGAAG atGAAGCGTGCCAGCCAGAGTAATGAAGGAACTGTTGGTTTGTTGACTTATCCTGTGCTTCAAGCAGCGGATATTTTGCTGTACAA GTCGACACATGTTCCCGTTGGAGAAGatcaagtcctgcacctggaacTAGCCCAAGATATAGCACAACATTTCAACAAGAAATACGGAGAATTCTTTCCTGTGCCCAAAGCCATTTTAA gtacaacaaagaaaataaaatccctcaGAGATCCAACAGTGAAGATGTCCAAGTCAGACCCACAGAAGTTAGCTACTGTTAACTTAGTGGACAGCCCTGATGAAATAGTGCTGAAATTCCGCAAAGCTGTGACTGACTTTACCTCTGAGGTGACCTACGACCCATCCAGTCGCCCTGGTGTCTCCAATCTGGTGTCCATTCATGCTGCAGTAACGGGGCTTAGCATCAAAGAAGTGCTGCACCAATCTGCTGGTCTCGACACCGCTCGCTACAAAATGGTGGTAGCAGAGTCAGTTATTCAAAAATTTGCACCTATCAGGAATGAGATCAAGAAACTCCAGGAAGACACATCCCATCTGATAAAGGTTTTAGAGGATGGAGCAGAGAAAGCCAAAGAACTGGCTGCCCCCATCTATCAAGAAATAAGACGACTG GCCTCACAAGACCCACAGACTGGGACCCATGGACCATGGCATTTCTTGGGGAATGTGTGGCAAAGGGGAATTGCCAAGAGGAGACACCTTCTTCTGAAGCAGGGGTAG
- the WARS2 gene encoding tryptophan--tRNA ligase, mitochondrial isoform X2, producing the protein MATPSGLIRALHRGTLGQNMVVDRIFSGIQPTGTPHLGNYLGAIQNWVNLQEECSSVLYSIMDMHSLTMPKEPAILRQNILDTTAAVLACGIDPKKCFLFRQSLMKRASQSNEGTVGLLTYPVLQAADILLYKSTHVPVGEDQVLHLELAQDIAQHFNKKYGEFFPVPKAILSTTKKIKSLRDPTVKMSKSDPQKLATVNLVDSPDEIVLKFRKAVTDFTSEVTYDPSSRPGVSNLVSIHAAVTGLSIKEVLHQSAGLDTARYKMVVAESVIQKFAPIRNEIKKLQEDTSHLIKVLEDGAEKAKELAAPIYQEIRRLASQDPQTGTHGPWHFLGNVWQRGIAKRRHLLLKQG; encoded by the exons AATATGGTGGTGGATCGGATTTTCTCTGGTATTCAGCCAACTGGGACACCTCATCTGGGAAACTACCTTGGAGCCATTCAGAACTGGGTGAATCTGCAGGAAGAGTGCAGCTCAGTGCTATATAGCATTATGGACATGCACTCTCTCACCATGCCCAAGGAGCCAGCTATCCTGCGCCAGAACATACTGGACACCACTGCTGCTGTCCTTGCCTGTGGTATTGACCCAAAGAAGTGTTTCCTGTTCCGACAGTCACTG atGAAGCGTGCCAGCCAGAGTAATGAAGGAACTGTTGGTTTGTTGACTTATCCTGTGCTTCAAGCAGCGGATATTTTGCTGTACAA GTCGACACATGTTCCCGTTGGAGAAGatcaagtcctgcacctggaacTAGCCCAAGATATAGCACAACATTTCAACAAGAAATACGGAGAATTCTTTCCTGTGCCCAAAGCCATTTTAA gtacaacaaagaaaataaaatccctcaGAGATCCAACAGTGAAGATGTCCAAGTCAGACCCACAGAAGTTAGCTACTGTTAACTTAGTGGACAGCCCTGATGAAATAGTGCTGAAATTCCGCAAAGCTGTGACTGACTTTACCTCTGAGGTGACCTACGACCCATCCAGTCGCCCTGGTGTCTCCAATCTGGTGTCCATTCATGCTGCAGTAACGGGGCTTAGCATCAAAGAAGTGCTGCACCAATCTGCTGGTCTCGACACCGCTCGCTACAAAATGGTGGTAGCAGAGTCAGTTATTCAAAAATTTGCACCTATCAGGAATGAGATCAAGAAACTCCAGGAAGACACATCCCATCTGATAAAGGTTTTAGAGGATGGAGCAGAGAAAGCCAAAGAACTGGCTGCCCCCATCTATCAAGAAATAAGACGACTG GCCTCACAAGACCCACAGACTGGGACCCATGGACCATGGCATTTCTTGGGGAATGTGTGGCAAAGGGGAATTGCCAAGAGGAGACACCTTCTTCTGAAGCAGGGGTAG
- the WARS2 gene encoding tryptophan--tRNA ligase, mitochondrial isoform X4: MATPSGLIRALHRGTLGQNMVVDRIFSGIQPTGTPHLGNYLGAIQNWVNLQEECSSVLYSIMDMHSLTMPKEPAILRQNILDTTAAVLACGIDPKKCFLFRQSLVPEHAELAWILGCLTNVPRLLRLPQWKMKRASQSNEGTVGLLTYPVLQAADILLYKSTHVPVGEDQVLHLELAQDIAQHFNKKYGEFFPVPKAILSTTKKIKSLRDPTVKMSKSDPQKLATVNLVDSPDEIVLKFRKAVTDFTSEVTYDPSSRPGVSNLVSIHAAVTGLSIKEVLHQSAGLDTARYKMVVAESVIQKFAPIRNEIKKLQEDTSHLIKVLEDGAEKAKELAAPIYQEIRRLVGFQ; encoded by the exons AATATGGTGGTGGATCGGATTTTCTCTGGTATTCAGCCAACTGGGACACCTCATCTGGGAAACTACCTTGGAGCCATTCAGAACTGGGTGAATCTGCAGGAAGAGTGCAGCTCAGTGCTATATAGCATTATGGACATGCACTCTCTCACCATGCCCAAGGAGCCAGCTATCCTGCGCCAGAACATACTGGACACCACTGCTGCTGTCCTTGCCTGTGGTATTGACCCAAAGAAGTGTTTCCTGTTCCGACAGTCACTG GTTCCTGAGCATGCAGAACTTGCCTGGATTCTTGGGTGCTTAACTAACGTGCCACGTCTTCTACGCTTGCCCCAATGGAAG atGAAGCGTGCCAGCCAGAGTAATGAAGGAACTGTTGGTTTGTTGACTTATCCTGTGCTTCAAGCAGCGGATATTTTGCTGTACAA GTCGACACATGTTCCCGTTGGAGAAGatcaagtcctgcacctggaacTAGCCCAAGATATAGCACAACATTTCAACAAGAAATACGGAGAATTCTTTCCTGTGCCCAAAGCCATTTTAA gtacaacaaagaaaataaaatccctcaGAGATCCAACAGTGAAGATGTCCAAGTCAGACCCACAGAAGTTAGCTACTGTTAACTTAGTGGACAGCCCTGATGAAATAGTGCTGAAATTCCGCAAAGCTGTGACTGACTTTACCTCTGAGGTGACCTACGACCCATCCAGTCGCCCTGGTGTCTCCAATCTGGTGTCCATTCATGCTGCAGTAACGGGGCTTAGCATCAAAGAAGTGCTGCACCAATCTGCTGGTCTCGACACCGCTCGCTACAAAATGGTGGTAGCAGAGTCAGTTATTCAAAAATTTGCACCTATCAGGAATGAGATCAAGAAACTCCAGGAAGACACATCCCATCTGATAAAGGTTTTAGAGGATGGAGCAGAGAAAGCCAAAGAACTGGCTGCCCCCATCTATCAAGAAATAAGACGACTGGTAGGATTTCAGTAG